A region of Drosophila suzukii chromosome 2L, CBGP_Dsuzu_IsoJpt1.0, whole genome shotgun sequence DNA encodes the following proteins:
- the Nhe2 gene encoding sodium/hydrogen exchanger 3 isoform X24 translates to MSNRTEQDYDSATPALQQQMNLARRACWRTKSSRSDFPPKSIELVNLMIANQIDAIASPPRDETKTRTEPQTAFAARKTTCTFSDWRGILGKRMLLICGFILILGIAHGRPNTSAVGVASAKDGKDIADAVTQLNLPQSPPMDGVDVDPTPPVRLPRAEPLRSSDQDAEGGEGHKMERYPLSSVDFARVKTPFIIGIWILSASIAKIGFHMTPKLHLIFPESCLLIVVGVVIGVVLYFCTDVAVSPLTPNTFFFYMLPPIILDAGYFMPNRLFFDNLGTILLMAVVGTIFNIATIGGSLYACGKMGIYGETETPGLMDVFLFASLISAVDPVAVLAVFEEIHVNEILYIVVFGESLLNDAVTVVMYHMMESYNEIGLDKIIAQDIASGVGSFFVVALGGTAIGIIWGFLTGLVTRFTDHVRVIEPIFIFVMAYLAYLNAEIFHMSGILAITFCGITMKNYVESNISQKSHTTVKYALKMLSSSAETIIFMFLGVATVNNMHVWNTCFVLLTITFCSVFRVIGVILLSALANRFRLHKLSRVDQFVMSYGGLRGAVAFALVLLVDENVVKQKNMFVTTTIAVIYFTVFLQGITIKPLVKILNVKRANKRKPTMNERIHERFMDHLMAGIEDIVGKTGNYNVRDKFKRFDNRFIRPLLIRDLKGAEPKIIETYSKLTMRDAMEVMRRNPSTIGQMTGTESMSALFRNYTNNYIGGRWAPPTIYTTCPSLTNLDNTCSRNLDMAELDYNPSKKDLTDARIHHLLAEELKPYRRASIQMHRRLSYSRHAVDDRDLSTQVNYKMQMNFRRMFNDRKHHKRSKRGASNKEAKENVKQNHVSFHDFQQNGTTKQLTNDYINNVLNETAEECQQNPNEINVVGPSDDWDDGLTFTAKSSLAEHPIPEEDRNLSRESDGERRVATPTATESQLPWKRQGDECTDAVQQNEFPAWASNKEYLAYNSPSATFLGGINKPKQPKSVIGLFRRESSSSKGGSVGIGSSGAVDTAASGSDAMVVPMSNQPANVPSTSMHNPRLDKRSQSISSGSLGAGPHQLGPDGHSGPFPVTASHRRNVRRGSMLELSGLITTGRRPSRILQFSPGATNLLESAKITTPSPPPPTTSTITTTTTVKTTTTTSTTKNNNNTTNNSTETTSASASYSTPTTPRSEDSATYTYYPKDTIPEESSYQHGHSKSLCEPADSDDWEGAALSAVGGANSERMMRLSGREPLLPRPSNTPRAQIRRMNAGAVGGAAVTQAGRRNQVTKALLDYEDSDSDSEENDDDEDEDFDSYDDENIVVTTFTTPATGRRSGSSPGSGSDANTATTTTTSIRLTRNNDESII, encoded by the exons ATGAGCAACCGCACGGAGCAGGATTACGACAGTGCCACTCCGGCGCTGCAGCAGCAGATGAATCTGGCCCGCAGAGCCTGCTGGAGGACCAAATCCTCCCGCTCGGATTTCCCCCCCAAAAGTATAGAGTTAGTTAATCTGATGATTGCGAATCAAATCGATGCAATAGCATCGCCACCGAGAGATGAAACCAAAACAAGAACAGAACCACAAACAGCATTCGCAGCACGCAAAACAACCTGCACATTCTCCGACTGGCGGGGGATTCTCGGAAAAAGGATGCTGCTCATATGCGGATTCATCCTAATCCTTGGCATCGCCCACGGGCGGCCGAACACGAGTGCGGTGGGCGTGGCTTCGGCAAAGGATGGCAAGGATATTGCGGATGCGGTCACCCAGCTAAAT CTGCCCCAAAGCCCGCCCATGGATGGGGTGGATGTGGATCCAACGCCACCCGTGAGGTTGCCACGTGCCGAGCCACTCAGATCCAGCGACCAGGATGCGGAGGGCGGCGAAGGGCACAAGATGGAGAGGTATCCCCTCTCCAGTGTGGATTTTGCTCGGGTGAAAACGCCGTTCATCATCGGAATCTGGATTCTGTCCGCCAGTATAGCGAAAATCG GTTTCCATATGACGCCCAAACTGCATCTAATATTTCCGGAGTCGTGCCTGCTGATTGTCGTGGGCGTGGTCATTGGGGTGGTGCTCTATTTTTGCACCGATGTGGCCGTCTCCCCACTGACCCCGAACACCTTCTTCTTCTACATGCTGCCCCCGATCATCCTGGACGCAGGCTACTTTATGCCCAATCGATTGTTCTTCGACAACCTGGGCACCATCCTGCTGATGGCAGTGGTCGGAACCATCTTCAACATAGCCACCATCG GTGGTTCGCTATACGCCTGCGGAAAGATGGGAATTTACGGGGAAACCGAGACTCCGGGCCTGATGGATGTATTTCTGTTTGCCTCCCTAATATCCGCCGTGGATCCGGTGGCCGTTTTGGCCGTATTTGAGGAGATACACGTCAACGAGATCCTGTACATTGTTGTCTTTGGCGAGTCCTTGCTGAACGATGCCGTTACG GTTGTGATGTACCACATGATGGAGTCCTACAATGAGATTGGCTTGGACAAAATCATCGCCCAGGACATTGCCAGCGGTGTGGGTTCCTTCTTCGTGGTTGCACTGGGTGGCACTGCCATAG GCATCATCTGGGGCTTTCTCACAGGTTTGGTAACCCGGTTCACTGATCATGTGCGAGTCATAGAACCCATATTCATATTTGTGATGGCTTACCTGGCCTATCTGAATGCGGAAATCTTTCACATGAGCGGCATTTTAGC CATCACTTTCTGTGGTATAACGATGAAAAACTATGTGGAATCGAATATTTCACAAAAGTCGCATACGACTGTTAAATATGCCTTGAAGATGCTGTCCAGTTCGGCGGAGACCATTATCTTTATGTTCCTAGGCGTGGCCACTGTGAACAATATGCATGTATGGAATACGTGTTTTGTTCTGCTGACCATTACCTTCTGTTCGGTGTTTCGTGTTATTG GTGTTATTTTGCTTTCCGCCCTTGCCAACCGCTTCCGTCTGCACAAATTGTCCAGGGTGGATCAGTTTGTGATGTCCTACGGCGGATTGCGCGGTGCTGTggcctttgccctggtacttcTGGTCGATGAGAATGTGGTCAAGCAGAAGAACATGTTTGTCACCACCACGATAGCTGTGATTTACTTTACCGTCTTCCTGCAAGGCATCACCATCAAGCCGCTGGTCAAGATCCTAAATGTGAAACGGGCCAATAAGCGCAAACCAACCATGAATGAGCGAATTCATGAAAGG TTCATGGATCACTTGATGGCTGGCATTGAGGATATTGTGGGCAAGACAGGCAACTACAATGTGCGTGATAAATTCAAGCGTTTCGACAATCGCTTCATTCGTCCGCTGCTGATCAGAGATCTCAAG GGCGCCGAGCCAAAGATCATCGAGACGTACTCCAAACTCACAATGCGCGATGCCATGGAGGTGATGAGGCGGAATCCATCCACCATCGGCCAGATGACGGGCACCGAGTCGATGAGCGCCCTTTTCCGGAACTATACCAATAACTATATTGGGGGCAGGTGGGCACCGCCAACCATATACACCACCTG TCCCAGTCTAACAAATCTAGACAATACCTGTTCGCGTAATCTAGACATGGCTGAGCTGGATTATAATCCATCCAAGAAGGATCTGACTGATGCCAGGATCCATCATCTGTTGGCCGAAGAACTGAAGCCTTATAGAAGG GCCTCAATACAAATG CACCGTCGTCTTAGTTATAGCCGACACGCAGTAGATGACAGAGATTTGTCCACCCAG GTCAATTACAAAATGCAAATGAACTTTAGGCGAATGTTCAATGATCGCAAACATCACAAACGCAGCAAACGTGGGGCCAGCAATAAG GAGGCCAAGGAGAACGTTAAGCAGAATCATGTCTCGTTCCATGATTTCCAACAGAATGGCACCACCAAGCAGCTCACCAATG ACTATATTAACAATGTGCTTAATGAAACAGCCGAGGAGTGCCAACAGAATCCCAACGAGATCAATGTTGTTGGCCCCAGCGACGATTGGGATGATGGCCTGACCTTCACCGCCAAATCATCAC TGGCCGAGCATCCCATTCCCGAGGAGGATCGCAATTTGTCCCGCGAATCCGATGGGGAGAGGCGTGTGGCCACGCCAACCGCCACGGAATCCCAGCTGCCGTGGAAACGACAAGGTGACGAATGCACGGATGCAGTGCAGCAGAACGAGTTCCCCGCCTGGGCTTCAAACAAGGAGTACTTGGCCTACAATTCCCCCAGTGCAACATTCCTAG GTGGTATAAACAAGCCTAAACAGCCCAAGTCCGTCATAGGTCTCTTCCGGCGTGAGAGTTCCAGTTCGAAGGGCGGAAGCGTTGGCATCGGCAGCTCGGGAGCCGTGGACACAGCCGCCAGTGGGTCGGATGCGATGGTCGTGCCCATGTCCAATCAACCGGCCAATGTTCCATCAACGTCCATGCACAATCCGCGGCTGGACAAGCGCTCCCAGTCGATATCCTCCGGTTCGCTGGGCGCCGGGCCACATCAGCTGGGACCGGATGGTCATTCCGGACCATTTCCGGTCACGGCCAGTCACCGGCGGAATGTGCGCAGGGGCTCCATGCTGGAGCTGAGCGG ACTCATTACAACTGGACGAAGGCCCAGTAGAATTTTACAATTTAGTCCGGGAGCAACTAATTTACTAGAGTCAGCCAAGATCACAACTCCTTCTCCTCCACCTCCTACTACttcaacaataacaacaacaactacagtaaaaacaacaacaaccacatcAACCaccaagaacaacaacaacaccaccAACAATTCAACAGAAACAACATCAGCAAGCGCGAGTTACTCGACGCCCACCACCCCAAGATCAGAGGATAGCGCCACATATACATACTATCCAAA AGACACAATACCCGAGGAGTCGTCGTACCAGCATGGACACTCCAAGTCCTTGTGCGAGCCGGCGGATTCGGATGACTGGGAGGGAGCAGCACTGTCCGCCGTCGGCGGAGCCAACAGCGAACGAATGATGCGATTGAGCGGCAGGGAACCCCTTCTGCCACGCCCCTCCAACACGCCCCGCGCCCAAATCCGTCGCATGAACGCGGGAGCGGTGGGCGGGGCAGCGGTTACCCAAGCGGGCCGGAGAAACCAGGTGACCAAGGCTCTGTTGGACTACGAGGATTCCGattcggattccgaggagaaCGATGACGATGAGGATGAGGACTTTGATTCGTACGATGACGAGAACATTGTGGTCACCACGTTTACGACCCCAGCCACGGGCAGGAGATCGGGTTCCAGTCCAGGATCGGGATCGGATGCCAAtaccgccaccaccaccacgaCAAGCATTCGGCTGACCCGCAACAACGACGAGAGCATCATTTGA
- the Nhe2 gene encoding sodium/hydrogen exchanger 3 isoform X13 gives MSNRTEQDYDSATPALQQQMNLARRACWRTKSSRSDFPPKSIELVNLMIANQIDAIASPPRDETKTRTEPQTAFAARKTTCTFSDWRGILGKRMLLICGFILILGIAHGRPNTSAVGVASAKDGKDIADAVTQLNLPQSPPMDGVDVDPTPPVRLPRAEPLRSSDQDAEGGEGHKMERYPLSSVDFARVKTPFIIGIWILSASIAKIGFHMTPKLHLIFPESCLLIVVGVVIGVVLYFCTDVAVSPLTPNTFFFYMLPPIILDAGYFMPNRLFFDNLGTILLMAVVGTIFNIATIGGSLYACGKMGIYGETETPGLMDVFLFASLISAVDPVAVLAVFEEIHVNEILYIVVFGESLLNDAVTVVMYHMMESYNEIGLDKIIAQDIASGVGSFFVVALGGTAIGIIWGFLTGLVTRFTDHVRVIEPIFIFVMAYLAYLNAEIFHMSGILAITFCGITMKNYVESNISQKSHTTVKYALKMLSSSAETIIFMFLGVATVNNMHVWNTCFVLLTITFCSVFRVIGVILLSALANRFRLHKLSRVDQFVMSYGGLRGAVAFALVLLVDENVVKQKNMFVTTTIAVIYFTVFLQGITIKPLVKILNVKRANKRKPTMNERIHERFMDHLMAGIEDIVGKTGNYNVRDKFKRFDNRFIRPLLIRDLKGAEPKIIETYSKLTMRDAMEVMRRNPSTIGQMTGTESMSALFRNYTNNYIGGRWAPPTIYTTCPSLTNLDNTCSRNLDMAELDYNPSKKDLTDARIHHLLAEELKPYRRVNYKMQMNFRRMFNDRKHHKRSKRGASNKAKENVKQNHVSFHDFQQNGTTKQLTNGTESSSNHSRKKSYRKRHSHNSLNKYRRLEIDYINNVLNETAEECQQNPNEINVVGPSDDWDDGLTFTAKSSPDSDRANNNSLIAHIQNLPGFDASKARIVVQHYAPKVDDGADTDLESPDQAIGPTAAELILPWRRDRSYQSIVAEHPIPEEDRNLSRESDGERRVATPTATESQLPWKRQGDECTDAVQQNEFPAWASNKEYLAYNSPSATFLGGINKPKQPKSVIGLFRRESSSSKGGSVGIGSSGAVDTAASGSDAMVVPMSNQPANVPSTSMHNPRLDKRSQSISSGSLGAGPHQLGPDGHSGPFPVTASHRRNVRRGSMLELSGLITTGRRPSRILQFSPGATNLLESAKITTPSPPPPTTSTITTTTTVKTTTTTSTTKNNNNTTNNSTETTSASASYSTPTTPRSEDSATYTYYPKDTIPEESSYQHGHSKSLCEPADSDDWEGAALSAVGGANSERMMRLSGREPLLPRPSNTPRAQIRRMNAGAVGGAAVTQAGRRNQVTKALLDYEDSDSDSEENDDDEDEDFDSYDDENIVVTTFTTPATGRRSGSSPGSGSDANTATTTTTSIRLTRNNDESII, from the exons ATGAGCAACCGCACGGAGCAGGATTACGACAGTGCCACTCCGGCGCTGCAGCAGCAGATGAATCTGGCCCGCAGAGCCTGCTGGAGGACCAAATCCTCCCGCTCGGATTTCCCCCCCAAAAGTATAGAGTTAGTTAATCTGATGATTGCGAATCAAATCGATGCAATAGCATCGCCACCGAGAGATGAAACCAAAACAAGAACAGAACCACAAACAGCATTCGCAGCACGCAAAACAACCTGCACATTCTCCGACTGGCGGGGGATTCTCGGAAAAAGGATGCTGCTCATATGCGGATTCATCCTAATCCTTGGCATCGCCCACGGGCGGCCGAACACGAGTGCGGTGGGCGTGGCTTCGGCAAAGGATGGCAAGGATATTGCGGATGCGGTCACCCAGCTAAAT CTGCCCCAAAGCCCGCCCATGGATGGGGTGGATGTGGATCCAACGCCACCCGTGAGGTTGCCACGTGCCGAGCCACTCAGATCCAGCGACCAGGATGCGGAGGGCGGCGAAGGGCACAAGATGGAGAGGTATCCCCTCTCCAGTGTGGATTTTGCTCGGGTGAAAACGCCGTTCATCATCGGAATCTGGATTCTGTCCGCCAGTATAGCGAAAATCG GTTTCCATATGACGCCCAAACTGCATCTAATATTTCCGGAGTCGTGCCTGCTGATTGTCGTGGGCGTGGTCATTGGGGTGGTGCTCTATTTTTGCACCGATGTGGCCGTCTCCCCACTGACCCCGAACACCTTCTTCTTCTACATGCTGCCCCCGATCATCCTGGACGCAGGCTACTTTATGCCCAATCGATTGTTCTTCGACAACCTGGGCACCATCCTGCTGATGGCAGTGGTCGGAACCATCTTCAACATAGCCACCATCG GTGGTTCGCTATACGCCTGCGGAAAGATGGGAATTTACGGGGAAACCGAGACTCCGGGCCTGATGGATGTATTTCTGTTTGCCTCCCTAATATCCGCCGTGGATCCGGTGGCCGTTTTGGCCGTATTTGAGGAGATACACGTCAACGAGATCCTGTACATTGTTGTCTTTGGCGAGTCCTTGCTGAACGATGCCGTTACG GTTGTGATGTACCACATGATGGAGTCCTACAATGAGATTGGCTTGGACAAAATCATCGCCCAGGACATTGCCAGCGGTGTGGGTTCCTTCTTCGTGGTTGCACTGGGTGGCACTGCCATAG GCATCATCTGGGGCTTTCTCACAGGTTTGGTAACCCGGTTCACTGATCATGTGCGAGTCATAGAACCCATATTCATATTTGTGATGGCTTACCTGGCCTATCTGAATGCGGAAATCTTTCACATGAGCGGCATTTTAGC CATCACTTTCTGTGGTATAACGATGAAAAACTATGTGGAATCGAATATTTCACAAAAGTCGCATACGACTGTTAAATATGCCTTGAAGATGCTGTCCAGTTCGGCGGAGACCATTATCTTTATGTTCCTAGGCGTGGCCACTGTGAACAATATGCATGTATGGAATACGTGTTTTGTTCTGCTGACCATTACCTTCTGTTCGGTGTTTCGTGTTATTG GTGTTATTTTGCTTTCCGCCCTTGCCAACCGCTTCCGTCTGCACAAATTGTCCAGGGTGGATCAGTTTGTGATGTCCTACGGCGGATTGCGCGGTGCTGTggcctttgccctggtacttcTGGTCGATGAGAATGTGGTCAAGCAGAAGAACATGTTTGTCACCACCACGATAGCTGTGATTTACTTTACCGTCTTCCTGCAAGGCATCACCATCAAGCCGCTGGTCAAGATCCTAAATGTGAAACGGGCCAATAAGCGCAAACCAACCATGAATGAGCGAATTCATGAAAGG TTCATGGATCACTTGATGGCTGGCATTGAGGATATTGTGGGCAAGACAGGCAACTACAATGTGCGTGATAAATTCAAGCGTTTCGACAATCGCTTCATTCGTCCGCTGCTGATCAGAGATCTCAAG GGCGCCGAGCCAAAGATCATCGAGACGTACTCCAAACTCACAATGCGCGATGCCATGGAGGTGATGAGGCGGAATCCATCCACCATCGGCCAGATGACGGGCACCGAGTCGATGAGCGCCCTTTTCCGGAACTATACCAATAACTATATTGGGGGCAGGTGGGCACCGCCAACCATATACACCACCTG TCCCAGTCTAACAAATCTAGACAATACCTGTTCGCGTAATCTAGACATGGCTGAGCTGGATTATAATCCATCCAAGAAGGATCTGACTGATGCCAGGATCCATCATCTGTTGGCCGAAGAACTGAAGCCTTATAGAAGG GTCAATTACAAAATGCAAATGAACTTTAGGCGAATGTTCAATGATCGCAAACATCACAAACGCAGCAAACGTGGGGCCAGCAATAAG GCCAAGGAGAACGTTAAGCAGAATCATGTCTCGTTCCATGATTTCCAACAGAATGGCACCACCAAGCAGCTCACCAATGGTACGGAATCGAGTTCAAACCATTCACGAAAAAAATCTTACAGAAAAAGACATTCTCACAATTCACTTAACAAATATCGTAGATTAGAAATAG ACTATATTAACAATGTGCTTAATGAAACAGCCGAGGAGTGCCAACAGAATCCCAACGAGATCAATGTTGTTGGCCCCAGCGACGATTGGGATGATGGCCTGACCTTCACCGCCAAATCATCAC CTGACTCGGATCGCGCCAATAACAATTCCCTGATAGCCCACATCCAAAACCTGCCGGGTTTCGATGCATCCAAGGCGCGTATCGTCGTCCAGCATTATGCACCGAAGGTCGACGATGGTGCGGATACAGATCTAGAGTCGCCGGATCAGGCCATTGGGCCCACGGCCGCCGAATTGATATTGCCGTGGCGGCGGGATCGTTCATACCAGAGCATTG TGGCCGAGCATCCCATTCCCGAGGAGGATCGCAATTTGTCCCGCGAATCCGATGGGGAGAGGCGTGTGGCCACGCCAACCGCCACGGAATCCCAGCTGCCGTGGAAACGACAAGGTGACGAATGCACGGATGCAGTGCAGCAGAACGAGTTCCCCGCCTGGGCTTCAAACAAGGAGTACTTGGCCTACAATTCCCCCAGTGCAACATTCCTAG GTGGTATAAACAAGCCTAAACAGCCCAAGTCCGTCATAGGTCTCTTCCGGCGTGAGAGTTCCAGTTCGAAGGGCGGAAGCGTTGGCATCGGCAGCTCGGGAGCCGTGGACACAGCCGCCAGTGGGTCGGATGCGATGGTCGTGCCCATGTCCAATCAACCGGCCAATGTTCCATCAACGTCCATGCACAATCCGCGGCTGGACAAGCGCTCCCAGTCGATATCCTCCGGTTCGCTGGGCGCCGGGCCACATCAGCTGGGACCGGATGGTCATTCCGGACCATTTCCGGTCACGGCCAGTCACCGGCGGAATGTGCGCAGGGGCTCCATGCTGGAGCTGAGCGG ACTCATTACAACTGGACGAAGGCCCAGTAGAATTTTACAATTTAGTCCGGGAGCAACTAATTTACTAGAGTCAGCCAAGATCACAACTCCTTCTCCTCCACCTCCTACTACttcaacaataacaacaacaactacagtaaaaacaacaacaaccacatcAACCaccaagaacaacaacaacaccaccAACAATTCAACAGAAACAACATCAGCAAGCGCGAGTTACTCGACGCCCACCACCCCAAGATCAGAGGATAGCGCCACATATACATACTATCCAAA AGACACAATACCCGAGGAGTCGTCGTACCAGCATGGACACTCCAAGTCCTTGTGCGAGCCGGCGGATTCGGATGACTGGGAGGGAGCAGCACTGTCCGCCGTCGGCGGAGCCAACAGCGAACGAATGATGCGATTGAGCGGCAGGGAACCCCTTCTGCCACGCCCCTCCAACACGCCCCGCGCCCAAATCCGTCGCATGAACGCGGGAGCGGTGGGCGGGGCAGCGGTTACCCAAGCGGGCCGGAGAAACCAGGTGACCAAGGCTCTGTTGGACTACGAGGATTCCGattcggattccgaggagaaCGATGACGATGAGGATGAGGACTTTGATTCGTACGATGACGAGAACATTGTGGTCACCACGTTTACGACCCCAGCCACGGGCAGGAGATCGGGTTCCAGTCCAGGATCGGGATCGGATGCCAAtaccgccaccaccaccacgaCAAGCATTCGGCTGACCCGCAACAACGACGAGAGCATCATTTGA